tttttctcgtgtttatttatttcaaaggTCTGTATTTTTTTATATAGCTGAATAAAACTGTATTCAtgcatactatatatatagtatgcaCAAATATAGGATataaacattgaaatacactaaATGTAAACATTAAAATAGAACAAATATAAACAAtgaatacatttaattttaaaatataataaaatacagtaaaatacactaaatacaaatagaaatacagtgaatacaaccaatgaaatatacTGAATACAACAGTAATACAATGTATTAAGTATaactaaaatattattaatacaaatacatttgaatacacgCTATATAAAATAGCAAATACAATAAACACAAACATTGAATCTAATTAATGCaacagtaaaaaaaaatattgaaacacaCTAAATACAAAAGTTATATACAACTGAAAAATCATTCTAATTTATTGGATTGATAACGATgcatgttagaattgattttgttgagttatattaggagtgtataacactaattgatattatttccgttattagatagctggacatacctatttttaatgtgattgttgttactgtattcatgaatacatggcgcaaatacatgtgaatacatgtgcgtacaactggactgccctgattttaggcgctttttgagctgtattcatgaatacagcagcacgaatacatgtgaatacatgcgcgtacagctggactgccatgattttaggcgttttttactgatgtattcatgaatacaggagcgcgaatacatgtgaatacatgcacgtACAGCCGGACTACCTTgatttttaggcgctttttgctgctgtattcatgaatacaacagtacGAATACAGagaatacactaccgtaacaactAAATAGTatctataaaaaataattatatatatgatagctatagaaagttaatagccactaaacaatagtgatttCTGAAAATTCCGCCATAATATCCACGCTATTAGTGGACTCCCAATCCCCCGGATATTGTAGGACGTTGAATGATATCTCTTTTAATAAGGTGTAATTTTCTTTGTTGAGTTGTGGTGCCCATAGAAAATTATGTTGGTAACGTTATAGTAGAGTAGTAATTTTCTTTGGGGTTGTAATAAATTGCATGTTGGAAAGAGTATTAAATGTTGATTTGATTAAGGTTATACGACCAGCCATTGTTAACATGTTAGTTTTTCAACATGTTAACCTACTTTTAAaatgggatctttacacaaatagctggACAGATTCACTGTTTCCTTTTTTAGCCAtgtacatatattatacattaattacaaataattatacataCATAATACATAAATTTCGTATATATTATACCTTCActgactatttttagtttaagcgaaTAAATGAACgattatttgggttaattcttctctTAAAATTATCAAGAAGGAATTGAAACTTTGCCTTTGCTCTCTTTACGAAAAATGAGAAATCCTAAATACTTTTTTTCACTTTTATATTAGAgaaattattgatatttaatttggttggtattaAACTAAACAAAAGATTTATATCGAAATCTAACCAAACCGACAATATAACACCATTCTATAAGCAGAGACAGAGCTAGAATTTGGACTTTACGGGTTCTAAATTTGAGCATAACAACATCATGTGGTAGTAACCGGGCTCTGAATTtgctttttatatatatttaatgaatttcttaataGAAATATAGGATTTGGAGTACTAAAGTTACTCTTAACCCATACGCGAGCCTCTAGCTCCCTTATCTATAAGGTATAAATCTATaagtatatatttttgtattattttttataattctttataatttactttttacattttttcctttaatttggctGTGTTTCTGTACAATTGTAGTTGCGTATAATCTTACATCCGACACTCAGTGGCAGAGCCAGAATTTTCGTTAAAtggtgtcaaaatatataaaagtaaacaaaGCAGAAAATTAAGGGaagtcaatacatagtatatatacatataatattattttacCTACTCATACAGTGTATTTTTCCCGTAAAAGAATGTCATTTGACACCCCTCCCTATAAGGTGGCTACGCCACTGCCGACACCTTCCTAATAAATCAGTCCAAAACCTATTGGCATATCAATGTGATAATGTCAACATTAATCTATATACCATCATATGTACCGTTCAAGAACTATATGATAAAAGTTGGACTACAGTTCCAATATTTAGCCAATTTAGTTGCTGAAATTCATACATTTACTTGCTTTCTTAGAATTGCTCGCAATTCTTTCCTACTCCACATATGCAACCACAAGTACATTGTGGCATGGCGAATTTAGAGGTTAATTAGTGAATTTTCGCGAATTCATTAACTTTTGGCCATACCTTATATatgtataaaaaattattaaatatttataaatattagatTGTAAATCCAATTATTAATTTGAAATCACTgtaggaacccataaactttaaattttagATCCGTCTCTAGACTGATAGAGGATTTAGTATTTGTAGTTTGTCCCACAAACCCTTCGTCTTTGCGTAGCACATAGGCGCGATAAGCTTTTCTTCTTGCAGCTAGCGCGCTGATGGCTCTCTTCAGTTGATAGATCAGTGGTGCATTTGTGCATTGGAGCTTACTGTAAGAACTCTCTCCAATAGTGTACATTTAATTTGGTAATTCTTTCCCATCTGAAATAATGTGAATTAGGGTCATGTGGTTTACCCAAAGCTCAAAAAAACGCTAATAGGACACTAATTTATCTCATATTAAAATTTCCTGTCTGGCGGTAGTATCTATTTTGATGCTATAATGTCCTCAcacaaaatttcagattttgtccTCTAACGAAGTAGCGTTCACTTTTATTGGATTGAACGTCTtcatttattttgactattttagtatatttttacaTATTAATTTCCACTTTATCTTTTCAAAGTTCATTCTCCAGGAActccattttaatttttttagcgAATTCTTTCCTCTACTTTCTTAATGATTTCGTTCTTACAATATTTGACTCCTAGTTCTGCAGCATTACTTGAAATGTTGTAGACCAAACATTGTTGGATCTTTCAACTTATGACCTTGGTGTACGTACAGTTCATTGTAACGTTTCAATTCGAGGAGGATTTAGAATTTAAATTTGATAGATTAGACGACTTTTAAAGTTTTTAACATTAAACTTATGGGCGGTTTAAATTATGACTACAAAAATATAGTATTTATTGAAATTTTAGATATTTTTCACATTCATATATACGTTCAACGTAAAAATAGTAAAtttattttcacccattttcttACTTTAAGATGttctaaatcaactccaaaattcAACCAAAACGCTTTCAACCTATTCCGATCTATCCAACTCATCATCCAACAAGGTCTCAAATACAGTCAAAAACCAAGAATCACTGGCTTATCACACCTCAAAAGTACATTTGGATTACGTAATAAATGTATGGAAAGAGCTTATGGTGAGTTTATTAGTGACTGATAGACTCAAATTACTAAGAATTGAATAATTGACGAAAAATTAATAAAGTTCATACTTTTCTCACTTTTACCAAACAGTAATTGTTATTGTCGAAGCTATCTTTATCCAAAAGGTGATTAGTCCATTTCAAAGAAAACTATACCATACACTCTCTAAGTGAGAAAATAAAACATTAACGAACTAAAATAGCTCCATTACGAAATCAAAGTGCTACTGAAttgaagaaggaaaaaaaaaaaggaagcatAGAACTGTGGATAAAAAATATAAATCGAAATTAAAGCTACAATAATACATAACCTCTCTTATATAAGTATTTGTAAATGGAATGTAAGAATACAAAATTGTGCTCTATGAGATTGCTAGCACTGCATCATGATTTTCCATTTGTGTAAAGAGaggtagaatatatatatatatatatatatatatatatattttgctatACATCCGATATTCAAAATCTACTAAGTAATCCTTAATAGGGGAAGTGAATTTTTTCGTTGTCGAAACTCAAGCTCGATCCCCACCATCAGTTTATATGAAAATCGTACTGATATCTTCAGCTATATTCTTGGCGTCAGATGAAATTCCAAATAATCCAGCGTTGGCAAATCCTGCACAATAAATACTTTTCTCCCCTTTCCAGTGACAAGGACTTCTCTTTTTTGGCATCCCATTTTCATTGAATAACACTCCATCATCCTACACAAAGCATTGCAGTTTTTTTTCATCTCAGAAATATTtatctaaaatataaaatatcatttttatctTTAACCTGAAATCATAGAAATTTCAGAAAGATGCATAGAGCCAAATTTGAAGTGTATATAACATTTGCCTTAATTATATTTATCAAATACCTTGAGCCACTTTGTAACTGTGCTTTTGTAACCTGTAGCAAAAACCATGGCATCAAACCGTTCCATCTTACTATCAGCAAATTCAACATaatttcctttgattttcttGATCGAAGGTAAAACCTGATGACAAAAATGATTAATCATTAAATCAGGAAACgtgctaataataataataataataatggaaaTTTTTAATCCCTCTACCTTGATTTTTCCTGTTTTGATTTGATCCACAGTTCCAACATCAATAACAGGAGATCTGCCAGTAGCTTTCTTAAGATAAAAAGGACCCTTGTTTGGCCTATGTAGCCCAAAGACAGAAAGATCTCCATATATTAATCTGCTTAAAATCATCACAGTTTTATCCACTATATTACAAGGAATGTATTTCAGTAGAGTCATTCCCATTTTTACTATTTCCTTCGTGAGTATGTGTACCTATAAACCAAAGAGAAACATGATTTTCATTATATACTTAATTCAATGAACTTTATTTTACAACAAAATTGAAAGATTCTTTTTAATTCATTTTCCGTACAAAGAAGTGCATGAACCTAAATGTAGCTTGGGATTCAAATTTATGGCGCGAAAACTGATATTCTCTCCAATACACCCATTAAGAAAAGCATTTGATAGtattaatcataaaaattatTTGGCTAGATTACCTTTATCTCTTCcgtaaataaataattaaatataataacGTAAGTATATGTCTTCTTAGAGTATCAAGGGTGAaatctaaaaaaataataataataacttctaATTGTATTCTAAAGCAGAGGTGAATCCAAATTTAAACTTGATCGATCTTTATGGTTTTTAACATAGAATTCATTATACTTTAAAATTTAAATCTACTATATGTTAAAATTTTGATGAGTTTTCATATATAAATTTATGTTTCGCATTAAAATCAATACTAGGTTCGGATAATTAAACATGTTGCCAAAGAGTTGCATCTGTTGCGACTATTCTAAAGTGACGAATAATTTGTACTAAATTTTTTTGATTAAAGTGACAGATAAAAAAGACCGAAAAGAAGAGAACTTACCGGGCTACGAACAATAATGGAGGTCTGAGCACCCCAGTTAGACAAATCATAAGCAATTTCCATGCCAGAATTTCCACAACCAACAACTAGAACATCTTTACCTTCAAAATTCTTGCCATTTCCATACTCACTAGAATGTATGATTGTTCCACCAAATCCATCTAATCCTTCAATTTTTGGAATAAAACCTTCACCATTTTCTCCAGTGGCAACAACAAGAAAGCTAGCAACATAATTCTCAACGACACTTTTTTCGACGTTCATCGCCTTAACATGCCATTTGCCATCAACGCAGTTGAAAAATGCAGACTCAACGGCACGTTGATACAAAGGATTAACACTGAAATTGGTGATATAACTATCCAAATATTCAAGAAAACCTTTTTTGGACACAAAAGTTGGTGAATTAGGAGGAAATGACATGTAAGGAAGTTCACAAAATTGATTTGCTAAGTGAAGCTTCAACTTATCATAAGACCTTTTTCTCCATAAAGAAGCACAACAATCATCTTTTTCTAAAACTATATTTGGAATATTTTTAAGGTTTAGACAAGCAGAAGTAGCTATACCAGCAGGACCAGCTCCAACAATAAGGACCACTGTTTCTTGCTTCATTATATTgaaccttttctttttcttattgtttctctatttctttttccttttctattggTCTTTATCCAATATCTTGTGTTTATATAGAGAAGAAAATTCaacaaataaagtaaataaatcattATCCACAGTCTTATcattatatatatgcatatgcaaATGTTATCTTCTATTTAATGCTGAAGTAATTATGTCTATATTAGAGATATCAATTGATCAtatctttttcatgttttgttaatttttatcgTGACCGCCAGATTAGCATAGTGTGAAAGATATATTCATATATAGAGTTTGAATTTTTTGTGGGTCAATTCAGGTATTAAACTACTTactctatattatattatttaaagtTAAATGGTAGAAAGTACTGtgacaaatattatatttaaagataaaaaataatttgatgACAAACGTGTTTGGTGTAAAGGGAAATGTTTTGTCGAAAAATGAttacttaaaaaatatttttcgaaattcTAATTATTGGATAGGTGAAtggaaattaatttttgaaaaatatttattaagatTTCAACAATGTCAACAATTGGATAATGCTTCACATTGTATTGAAAATTTAATAAGACTCTTTCTTAAGATTGATGATAGTATCTACGTATTTGTTGGAACAAAAACTTTTACACCCCCTCTTTTGGTAATTAAACAAATGCTGAAGTAATTATGTCCATATTAGAGTCATTAATTGAACATATCTCTTCATGTGTTGTTAACTTTTATGGTGACTGCCAGATTAGCATAGTGTGAAAGATATATCTATACAGTTTGAATTTTTGGTGGGTCATTTTAGATATTAAATTACTTactctatattatattattattcaaACTTAAATGGTAGAAAGAAGTTTACTGTTGGCAAACACTGTATTTTCaagataaaaaataatttgatatGCGTGTTTGgtgtaaaaaggaaaaatatttactGAGATTTGACAACAATGTCAACAATTGTATAATGCTTCAGAGTGTATTGATATTTTGATAAGACATTTTCTTAAGATTGATAATAATATCTATGCATTAGTTGGGAAAAAAACTTTTGAACCTTTTTCTTTTGGTAATTAAACAAATGCTGAAATAATTATGTCTATATTAGAGTTATTAATTGATCATACCTCTTCATGTGTTGTTAATTTTATTATGATTGCCAGATTAGCATAGTGTGAAAGATATATCCATTGAGTTTGAATTTTTGGTGGGTCAATTTAGGTTTTAAAtttcttactctatatgtatattattcaaatttaaatggTAGAAAAAAGTTGACTGGTGACAAACATTATATTTTCAAGATAAAATATGCGTGTTCAGTGCAAAAAACGAACATTTTCTCTAAAAATGATTATTTCAAAAATATCTTTtgatttttagtatttgattGGTGAGtggaattaatttttaaaaaaaatttattaagaTACGCCAACAATGTCAACAATTGGATAATGCTTCATGTTGTATTGAAAATTTGATAAGACCTTTTAGTGTTAAAATTGACAATAACATTTACGCATTTGTTGGAACAAAAACTTTTGAACCCTTTTTTTAATTAAGCAAACTTTCTTAATCGCCAAAGTAAATATTTACAAATCCACATCTAAATTTAACATGTTCAGTTGTCCTTTATCACTCCACTATAATTTTTCTTATGTCAAAATAATTTAACagtttatataaaaataaaaaaaaaggtataTTAGTAATAACCACTAGGTAAAGCACCTAGTGCccaattttattcataaaaatcaAACTTTGAGTGTAGCCGATCTCTACACGTTTACAATGTAAATTGTAAGATACTAATGTTTATAACTAGACTGAAAATAAAACATGTCATAGTGGAATATTTAGACCATCCCAATATGAGCTTACAAACTAGAAAGATATGGTCCCGAAGGGACGGCCCAGTTGGGTTTGGCGGGAGATGTCCACACGGACGACGCGGGTCGATCCATCGCAATGTTCCTCTGGATCTGAGTTTGCTTAGTGCGATTTACATCTCTTATGTAATTTGCGGGCTATTACACAGTGGGAGATTTATCCAGTGCATACAGAGTGCTCACCACAAAGTGTTCATCCGAAGGATAGAGGTCGTGACAGAAGCTGTGGCAGCGGCGGGTTTCTTgagattccaaaaaaaaaaaactagaaagaTATGTAACTGCAAAGAAATATTCCAACTTGCAATGCTCTCTTCACAGTAGATTCTGCCTCAAAGAATAACCTGTAGCATACAAAAGTACAGCACCAATATTTGCTGGAAAAATGTTTCTTAATTTTAAAAGtataataataatcataaatCACATGACCTTTTATTGTAGTGGGCTAGTGGCTATGGCTATAATAGTGAGAAAGTGACTATGATTTCTTTTGAATACGATTTCATTAAACGATTCTTCAGAATAATTTATTCATCCCAAATTCCTAAATAAATATTCTTAAGCTTGTGTTATACGAGTAACAATTTACATATTGTActatatcgtattgttactttaaatataatatttgttttgattgttacttaaattttattgtatcgtatcgttaaatccgtcatTACGTAACGACGAAAATTGTcattttatgtaacgaccgatttggtatGATTGCGTCGTTACCTTTTTTTTCCTCTCATCTTGCCTTTtctatattattaaataattttattttattctttatcatacctttttatataatagttATACCTCGTACCTCACTTTTTTATTGTAATATTGaaaatttattcttcatattgttggtccATGACATCATAAAATGACGGCAaataatacaatctatccaaatattgtatacattaaacgatacaatataatataatataatatgatacgatacattatgaaacgatatataacaatcatccaaacaaagctATAAGAAAAATAGATAATACCACATAGCAACCTCTATATGTTACTATACTACAATGATCAGCTCCAATCATGTAAACAATGTCAACGAGCAATTTCTGGCGAGCAACAACTTTGAACTAgtgaataaaataaaagtaattggATGGATTTCACTTTCaatattattgaaatttgaatttaTATTTCAAACAAACATGATGATAGAAAGTATTTTACCTGCTACCAACTCATTATTGTTCAATAACGGTAGCGACTACTACCTCTTCTATTAAAACAAACATATATTCAATCAATTAACTCATAGTTATCATATTGCATGGGTAAAACATGCTATGCAAAGTGGCCGTTTAAGAGAGTGACACGTGGAACCTAAAGCAGGAATAGTTAAAACCGAAGGCAATTGTCCTGTTCGTCACCGGAAAGAATGACACTCGTAAAGATGTAATAAATACCCtccgcccggtagcatttaatggagaatattctacaACATTTAGTACGCtgcccgttacagagaatttgtcATTTATGCTCACTGTTATACCTTCTttaatgaccctcataattgacattaaagaagggcatgatccttGGACCTTGTTCCTTATGTGcatctataaatagtgagctatgTTATCATTGTAAAAGACACGACTTCTCTGGCAAACTTACGCTATAATCGATTCAAAActttatacaattttatcttcttgttccttgatttcatcattgttgtgcccggaaGCTTTGCTACCGAAATTACTGTTTTTGCGATTTTATCTTCacttcaaggctaagtattgcgtatttcttcaattattttattatttcaggatcgaattaattcacttggctagaaatcacgtataaatccaactgtaccattttacgagtaaacagtttggcgtccaccgtagGACCTAGACAGTcgtgtaattaagttgatccttgccttttttactaacgtgttttgattatttgtcttagaaaaaaatcacaaaaaatggcagACAATGGTATTAACAACACGCACAATCTTGAGGCTCAAGGAGACCGGCCTCATCACGAGGATTCAGTCAGTGACACCACAATGAGGGGAACGATGCCTCGCCAGTCCACGATAGGCGGTACCCATGACATGTTCGGGAGGTGACTCCCAATGATGCTGAAGATAAGCATATTGTTGATACAGTAAGGGTCCTACAAGAGCAACAAATGATCATTCTAGGCCACCTCACACGacaggataaggttatgacagAGTTGAAGCAGGCGTTATCGGGGGCTTCCAATAACGCGAATAGACGAGGCTcagttcctcccggtgctcccgCAAATCAAGCAACacagagggtcgacaacaacaccccgaggggcgAGGTTGGCTCCGATGGGGCTGGGGGGAGCAGATACGGCCCCAACAACGAGAACGGTCCCTTCAAGAGCGAACTCttacggtttatgagggaagtgaacgCCCGCATGGATCAAACCTCGGGCGCACCGCCAGTGCTAAAAGGAccggactcaaagaagtatactcaacTGCCGTATAAATCAAGCGCGACACCAGAATTAATCCTGAAGTGGTTTAAAATGCCCGACGTGCcaagtatgatggaacttcagacccgcaggagcatattaccacctatacaacgGCGGTGAAGGGGAATGATTTAGTTTCCCACGAAATTGAATTTGTTCtgctgaagaagtttggagagactctcacgaggggagcctgGACATGGTATTCGCTgctacccgagcattccatagattctttTAAAATACTCGCGGACGCTTTTATTAAGGCTTATGTCGGGGACAGAAAGGTGCAGGCCCGAAAAGCAGACATATTCATAATTGCACAAGGAGAATCCGAGTTACTGCGGGAGTTTGTCACCCGATTCCAAAAGGAGAGGATGTTGCTCCCGGTTGTTCCGGACGAATGggcggctgaagcattcaccaatagtttgaatccgagaagttcagaCGCTTCCCGAAAACTTAAGGAAAGATTTCTTGAATTCCAAGTGACGACTTGGGCGGATTTCCACAACcagtacgagtcaaagataaggatcgaagatgatcaggTTGGCTTTCCGTCGTCGGCAAATGGACGAgagaagaattaaaaaaaatcaaaaaataatttaGACACAGATAGACGGTCTTCGAGGGGCCGGTTTTTGCCCTACGAATGGATCGAAGGATGTGGCAGAGGCTTTCGGTCGGCATACAGGTTCGTTACCGATAGAAGAACTGATTGCGGTCGGAATAATAGATCATTGCAGGACAAAGAAGCATCAGGTACGCGGGATCCTTCCTACCCTAGGATATCATAATACAATTTCAACGTCAGTGTAGTGGAGTTGGTATCAGctatgagaaacatcaaagaagcgCGGTTCCTGAAGCTGATGAGATTCGACCTCAGCTAGAGAGATCCCAACTTGTGGTGTGAATACCACGGGACGAATGGCCACCAGACTGGGGACTGCCACCATCTGCGGGAAGAGGTGGCGACACTATTGAAGACTGGACATCTCAGATAATTCTTAAGTGACCGGGGCAAAAACAACTACGGTCGCAACCGTGATAATGCGGAACCCTAGAAAGGAGGAGAAGATCCCTCCGCCATACGATCAACATAATCTTCGGGGGAAACGAGATCAACGGGGTCACCTTCTCGGCATCAAAAAAGATAAATGTATCAATAACACATAGCAAGAGACTCCAGGAAGTTTTCGAAGACGACATCACTTTCACGGAGTAGGGAGCAGATGGATTGTTGCTATCGCACAATGACGCTGtgataatttctttaaatgtactagattttaaaatcaaacgtgttctagtggatccagggaGTTCGGCCAATATCATATAATAGAGGGTATTGGAGCAAGCCAAACTTACCGGAAGCATCGTTCCGGCCACAAAACTCCTCGCCGGATTCAACCTcgcaagcgtgacaacccgaTGAGAGATCTTTCTTCCCATGAACGCCAAATGAGTGATGGAGACGACTCTTTTGAAGTGGTGGACGGTGATATGGGATATAATATCATTCTGGGaagaccatggttgcacgagatgagagatgtaccatcaacatatcatcagctgctgaaattcccaacgcccgaaggaatcaaacagataaggggcGACCAACcggcggcaagggagatgaatgcaatttcagTCTCCAATAGCAAAGGGAAGGAACACGCGGCATAGCAACTACAGAAACCGGCGCCCGCTCCTGAATCGAATGAAGTTAGCCAGGGGGAAAAAGCGACAGAATTTTATTAGGTGCCGAGATTTTTCCAGGTACCAGAAGAGACGGATACGACAAAATCCACAACAAAAGAGCtcgagcaagttgcattgtttgAAAAGTTCTTAGAAAGGAAATCCACTTGAGGACAGGACTGCACCCCGAACTCAGGTCTggctttattgaatttcttaaatataATGCTGATTGTTTTGCGTGGTCGCATGCGGACATGACAGGTATTCCAACGGAAGTGGCCGtacacaagctaagcttggatcccaacatccctccggtaagacaaaagaaacacCCTATTGCGGAGGCCaagaataaattcgtcaaagaataAGTAACTCGCCTACTTGATATCGGTTTGATCCtagaggtaaagtatccagactaagggtggcatgtgggccgggcccggtcctaagtgggcttgtggtcccggtcctaagtgggcctgTCCTAAGTGGCCCCGGGATTCGCGGGCTTCTTGTTGGAACCGGCCCGggcccgggaccacgaactaacggtcccgggtTAAGTAGGCCGTtcccgggcctaagtgggcccaacggatactttttatttttttaaaatttttatagaagttagagaaaaaaatggtaataaaaatatctaagtcaattccttgtaaattatattatagaattgtgacctaaaatttttaattcaaatttaaagacaaaaatattgtaatatatatatatatatatatatatatatatatatatatatatatatatatatatatatatatatatatatatatatatatatatatatatatatatatatatatatatatatatatatatatatatatatatatatatattcgatattaaatattgaatattaaaatttaggatgttataattataaaaagtttggggttaaaacaaagttggaggGGGGGAGGTAAATGGCTATTTTGGCAGAGGATGCGGCTAGATTATAAATATCATAATGGCTATAATGTGGcagttctttttaaaaaaaaatattagtcgTTGGGCCCGGATAAGCCCGTTTAGGACTGCTTGAACCGGCTCACTTCCCAGCCGGTCCCGGTCTCAACCGGTCCCAGTCTCGCGGGCCTCGCCTATGGGACCGACCAACTACCCAGCCCACCTCCCCACGGTCCCGGTCCTATccggttaggaccgtttaggcccaccgCCCATATGGGCTT
The nucleotide sequence above comes from Nicotiana tabacum cultivar K326 chromosome 12, ASM71507v2, whole genome shotgun sequence. Encoded proteins:
- the LOC107768199 gene encoding putative indole-3-pyruvate monooxygenase YUCCA11, whose product is MKQETVVLIVGAGPAGIATSACLNLKNIPNIVLEKDDCCASLWRKRSYDKLKLHLANQFCELPYMSFPPNSPTFVSKKGFLEYLDSYITNFSVNPLYQRAVESAFFNCVDGKWHVKAMNVEKSVVENYVASFLVVATGENGEGFIPKIEGLDGFGGTIIHSSEYGNGKNFEGKDVLVVGCGNSGMEIAYDLSNWGAQTSIIVRSPVHILTKEIVKMGMTLLKYIPCNIVDKTVMILSRLIYGDLSVFGLHRPNKGPFYLKKATGRSPVIDVGTVDQIKTGKIKVLPSIKKIKGNYVEFADSKMERFDAMVFATGYKSTVTKWLKDDGVLFNENGMPKKRSPCHWKGEKSIYCAGFANAGLFGISSDAKNIAEDISTIFI